One Halobaculum sp. CBA1158 DNA segment encodes these proteins:
- a CDS encoding fibrillarin-like rRNA/tRNA 2'-O-methyltransferase yields the protein MTDAPDASLPAGVERRDIDGRERLCTRGEPVYGEPTDGDWRAWDAGRSKLGGMLELGMETGLAGGETVLYLGAANGTTVSHVADFAGPTYAVEFSPRPVRDLLDACASRPNLFPLLKDARRPETYAHVVEADCDVLVQDVATRGQANVAVSNRQFLADDGRLLLAVKARSEDVAAAPEDVFDDVLGELRETYEVLETSRLDRFHEDHFGVVATPR from the coding sequence ATGACCGACGCTCCCGACGCATCGCTTCCAGCGGGCGTCGAGCGCCGAGATATCGACGGACGTGAGCGCCTCTGTACGCGCGGTGAGCCGGTGTACGGGGAGCCGACCGACGGAGACTGGCGCGCATGGGACGCCGGCCGCTCGAAGCTCGGCGGGATGCTCGAACTCGGCATGGAGACGGGACTGGCCGGCGGAGAGACCGTCCTGTATCTCGGGGCGGCAAACGGGACCACCGTCAGCCACGTCGCCGACTTCGCCGGCCCGACCTACGCCGTGGAGTTCTCGCCGCGGCCCGTTCGCGACCTGCTCGACGCCTGTGCGTCCCGGCCGAACCTGTTCCCGCTGCTCAAGGACGCCCGCCGTCCCGAGACGTACGCCCACGTCGTCGAGGCGGACTGCGACGTGCTCGTGCAGGACGTCGCCACCCGCGGACAGGCGAACGTCGCCGTCAGTAACCGGCAGTTCCTCGCGGACGACGGTCGGCTGTTGCTGGCGGTGAAAGCTCGGTCGGAGGACGTGGCCGCCGCTCCCGAGGACGTGTTCGACGATGTGCTCGGAGAACTGCGGGAGACGTACGAGGTGCTCGAGACCTCCCGTCTCGATCGCTTCCACGAGGATCACTTCGGCGTCGTCGCGACGCCGCGGTAG
- a CDS encoding DapH/DapD/GlmU-related protein, which produces MDRHPTPGGRNSLRYWTDAKSPIRVALNYLAVWLIRISPSLRLRNWLLRRLGATVGSGVSWGLEATPDVFWPERIEVGEDAIVGYDSVLLCHEFLQDEYRLGDVVVGDRAMLGAKVTVLPGVEIGDDAQVAANSLVADDVPAGETVAGVPARPVERGGDGEDGGDSEDGGDGAHGPADPDRR; this is translated from the coding sequence CTGGATCGGCACCCGACGCCCGGCGGTCGCAACTCCCTGCGCTACTGGACGGACGCGAAATCGCCGATCCGGGTCGCTCTCAACTACCTCGCCGTGTGGTTGATCCGGATCTCGCCGAGCCTCAGGCTTCGGAACTGGCTGCTCCGTCGGCTCGGCGCGACGGTCGGTTCGGGCGTCTCGTGGGGGCTGGAGGCCACCCCTGACGTGTTCTGGCCCGAGCGGATCGAGGTCGGCGAGGACGCGATCGTCGGCTACGACTCGGTGCTGCTGTGTCACGAATTCCTCCAGGACGAGTACCGCCTCGGCGACGTGGTCGTCGGGGACCGTGCGATGTTGGGCGCGAAGGTGACGGTCCTCCCGGGCGTCGAGATCGGCGACGACGCGCAGGTGGCGGCGAACTCGCTCGTCGCCGACGACGTGCCCGCGGGCGAGACCGTCGCGGGGGTGCCCGCGAGGCCGGTCGAACGCGGTGGCGATGGCGAGGACGGCGGCGATAGCGAGGACGGCGGCGATGGCGCGCACGGGCCGGCGGACCCGGATCGGCGGTGA
- a CDS encoding alanine--glyoxylate aminotransferase family protein: MHQPELGDAEAPEVDELTPPDRTLMGPGPSDVHPRVLRAMSTPLVGHLDPSFVDIMDETQELLRYAFRTDNKWTIPVSGTGSASMEAAIGNLLEPGETMLVPTNGYFGGRMAEMARRAGGDVVEVDAPWGEPLDPVDVRAAFNEHQPDVFGFVHAETSTGVRQPDVSELTSIAHAHDAYVIADCVTSLGGVPLKVDEWDVDAAYSGPQKCLSCPPGASPLTLNDRAMDKVLSREEPARSWYLDLSLLEGYWGEERAYHHTAPITNVYALREALRLVAEEGIESRWARHREAAGALKAGVEAMGLEMNAADEYWLPSLNAVRVPSGVDDGAVISDLLDGYDLEIASGLGDLDGEIFRIGCMGHSARPANVSLLVSALGQTLSEHGADVDVGAGVETTASRL, encoded by the coding sequence ATGCACCAGCCCGAACTCGGCGACGCTGAAGCCCCCGAGGTGGACGAACTCACGCCGCCCGATCGGACGCTGATGGGTCCCGGCCCGAGCGACGTACACCCGCGAGTCCTCCGTGCGATGAGCACGCCGCTCGTCGGCCACCTCGACCCCTCGTTCGTCGATATCATGGACGAGACGCAGGAGCTACTCCGGTACGCGTTCCGCACCGACAACAAGTGGACGATCCCCGTCTCGGGCACAGGCTCGGCGTCGATGGAGGCCGCCATCGGCAACCTCCTCGAGCCGGGCGAGACGATGCTCGTCCCGACGAACGGCTACTTCGGGGGTCGGATGGCCGAGATGGCCCGTCGCGCCGGCGGCGACGTGGTCGAGGTCGACGCGCCCTGGGGCGAGCCGCTCGACCCGGTCGACGTGCGGGCCGCGTTCAACGAGCACCAGCCCGACGTGTTCGGGTTCGTTCACGCCGAAACGTCCACCGGCGTCCGCCAGCCGGACGTTTCCGAGCTGACGAGCATCGCCCACGCTCACGACGCGTACGTGATCGCGGACTGCGTCACGTCGCTGGGTGGCGTCCCGCTGAAGGTCGACGAGTGGGACGTCGACGCCGCGTACTCCGGGCCCCAGAAGTGCCTCTCGTGTCCGCCGGGCGCGTCACCGCTGACGCTCAACGACCGCGCGATGGACAAGGTGCTCTCCCGGGAGGAGCCCGCGCGGTCGTGGTATCTCGACCTCTCGCTGCTGGAAGGGTACTGGGGCGAGGAGCGCGCGTACCACCACACAGCGCCGATCACGAACGTCTACGCGCTGCGTGAGGCGCTGCGGCTCGTCGCCGAGGAGGGGATCGAGTCGCGGTGGGCGCGCCATCGCGAGGCCGCCGGGGCGCTGAAGGCCGGGGTGGAGGCGATGGGGCTGGAGATGAACGCGGCCGACGAGTACTGGCTGCCGAGTCTCAACGCCGTCCGGGTTCCGAGCGGCGTCGACGACGGCGCTGTCATCTCGGACCTCCTCGACGGCTACGACCTGGAGATCGCCTCCGGACTCGGAGACCTCGACGGGGAGATCTTCCGGATCGGCTGTATGGGCCACTCAGCGCGACCCGCGAACGTCTCGCTGCTCGTCTCGGCGCTCGGACAGACGCTCTCCGAGCACGGCGCGGACGTGGACGTGGGTGCGGGCGTCGAGACGACCGCCTCGCGGCTGTAG
- a CDS encoding transcription initiation factor IIB family protein: MYRASDEVEHEEWLARLRRAAESLELSPEARSNATDLFLSGVPEEDRSKPAMAAAALYAGALIAGDERSQTAVADAMDVTRLSVQQRWKTVLEDAGFRAPTW; the protein is encoded by the coding sequence ATGTACCGCGCCAGCGACGAGGTCGAACACGAGGAGTGGCTCGCGCGACTGCGCCGGGCCGCCGAGTCGCTGGAGCTGTCGCCGGAGGCGCGCTCGAACGCGACCGACCTCTTCCTCTCGGGCGTCCCCGAGGAGGACCGCTCGAAGCCCGCCATGGCCGCGGCCGCGCTGTACGCCGGCGCGCTGATCGCCGGCGACGAACGCTCTCAGACCGCCGTCGCCGACGCGATGGACGTGACCCGGCTGTCGGTCCAGCAACGCTGGAAGACCGTCCTGGAGGACGCGGGCTTTCGCGCCCCGACGTGGTGA
- a CDS encoding MFS transporter, with translation MSDSEPSRLQFWTLYLSRFAGGFGSIALVVLFPKLAATLGIEGVGAGLFYTVFTLAQTVMVVPLAWAGDRYDKRIVLLGTLFVGIATYAAFGFVTTEPGLLAVRAAQGIVFTGMGLMTLGLVGELAARGTRANRIGRANAAAFAASILGGLSAGYLYDFFGGAREVFLLISGLYVLTFGATAMLLSADDTRISGFPFADLAVNRRILTLTSFRAQYAVAVTLVRNWIPFFAGYAAVNGGLAYPAFAVAVITVSEKFTNMVLQPLTGRLSDSAGRALFVFAGGGAYGLVAIVVPFTPRVGSALGLPESYPIVGAVSAAFLPLVALNCGLGIADSFREPASMALFADEGSDGDGVASSFGIRELVWRPGSVIAPVVGGWLMGNVGMGSVFYLGGGFAVLGALTFLGVLWRFHGANALGEW, from the coding sequence CATCGAGGGCGTCGGTGCGGGACTGTTCTACACCGTGTTCACGCTCGCACAGACCGTCATGGTCGTGCCGCTCGCGTGGGCCGGTGACCGCTACGACAAGCGGATCGTCCTGCTCGGGACGCTCTTCGTCGGGATCGCGACCTACGCGGCGTTCGGCTTCGTCACGACCGAGCCGGGGTTGCTCGCGGTTCGCGCGGCACAGGGGATCGTCTTCACCGGGATGGGGCTCATGACGTTGGGACTCGTCGGCGAACTCGCCGCCCGCGGCACCCGTGCGAACCGGATCGGGCGGGCGAACGCGGCGGCGTTCGCGGCGTCGATCCTCGGCGGGCTCTCGGCCGGGTACCTGTACGACTTCTTCGGGGGCGCTCGGGAGGTGTTCCTCCTGATATCCGGGCTGTACGTCCTCACCTTCGGCGCGACTGCGATGTTGCTTTCCGCGGACGACACCCGGATCTCGGGGTTCCCCTTCGCCGACCTCGCCGTCAACCGGCGAATCCTCACGCTCACCTCCTTCAGAGCCCAGTACGCCGTCGCCGTCACGCTGGTCCGCAACTGGATCCCCTTCTTCGCCGGCTACGCGGCCGTCAACGGCGGCCTCGCGTACCCCGCGTTCGCGGTCGCCGTGATCACCGTCTCCGAGAAGTTCACCAACATGGTCCTCCAGCCGCTCACGGGTCGGCTGTCGGACTCGGCCGGCCGGGCGCTGTTCGTGTTCGCCGGCGGGGGCGCGTACGGACTCGTCGCGATCGTCGTGCCGTTCACGCCGCGGGTCGGCAGCGCCCTCGGGCTCCCCGAGTCGTACCCGATCGTCGGCGCGGTGTCGGCGGCGTTCCTCCCGTTGGTCGCGCTCAACTGCGGGCTGGGGATCGCCGACAGCTTCCGCGAGCCGGCGAGCATGGCCCTGTTCGCCGACGAGGGCAGCGACGGCGACGGCGTCGCCTCCAGCTTCGGGATTCGCGAGTTGGTCTGGCGGCCGGGTTCGGTGATCGCGCCGGTCGTCGGCGGCTGGCTCATGGGCAACGTGGGGATGGGCTCGGTGTTCTACCTCGGCGGCGGATTCGCTGTGCTCGGGGCGCTCACGTTCCTCGGGGTGTTGTGGCGCTTCCACGGCGCGAACGCGCTCGGGGAGTGGTAG
- a CDS encoding glutamate--cysteine ligase yields the protein MDTGSAAAFDRMGTLGVEEEFYVVDGEGRPTAGSDELVYGDREPPEPLSGRIDHELFKFVVETQTPLIEDADAVRDRVVAVREALVEHADSYGLQIAGAGLHPAAVWRELDHAEKPRYRSQLDRIQYPQHRNTTAGLHVHVGVDDADKATWIANEVRWFLPPMLALSANSPFWNGFDTGLASARAKVFENLPNTGMPGRFESFAAYRDFERRMVEHGSIEDRGELWFDVRPHTGHGTVEVRTPDGQSDPDVVCAFVEYVHALVTDLAERYDDEADPGVDAGGDGGLRRELLDENKWRAMRHGRDADFVDRDGDSVVDLATVVERECDRLGVDGPRRLLDRESGARRQRRLRDERGLDGLCRDLLLAEHDA from the coding sequence ATGGACACGGGTTCGGCTGCGGCGTTCGACCGGATGGGTACCCTCGGGGTCGAGGAGGAGTTCTACGTGGTCGACGGCGAGGGCCGCCCGACCGCCGGGAGCGACGAACTCGTCTACGGCGACCGCGAGCCGCCGGAGCCGCTGTCGGGGCGGATCGACCACGAGCTGTTCAAGTTCGTCGTCGAGACGCAGACCCCGCTCATCGAGGACGCCGACGCGGTCCGCGACCGCGTCGTCGCGGTCCGGGAAGCGCTCGTGGAGCACGCTGACTCGTACGGGCTGCAGATCGCGGGAGCCGGACTGCACCCGGCGGCCGTCTGGCGCGAGCTGGATCACGCCGAGAAGCCGCGCTACCGATCGCAGTTGGACCGCATCCAGTACCCGCAACACCGCAACACGACCGCCGGACTCCACGTTCACGTCGGCGTCGACGACGCGGACAAGGCGACGTGGATCGCTAACGAGGTGCGGTGGTTCCTGCCGCCGATGCTCGCGCTGTCGGCTAACTCACCGTTCTGGAACGGCTTCGACACCGGGCTCGCCTCCGCCCGGGCGAAGGTGTTCGAGAACCTCCCGAACACGGGGATGCCCGGGCGCTTCGAGAGCTTCGCGGCCTACCGCGACTTCGAGCGCCGAATGGTGGAACACGGCTCGATCGAGGACCGCGGCGAGCTGTGGTTCGACGTGCGCCCCCACACCGGTCACGGCACCGTCGAGGTCCGCACGCCCGACGGGCAGTCGGACCCGGACGTGGTGTGTGCGTTCGTCGAGTACGTCCACGCGCTCGTGACGGACCTGGCGGAGCGGTACGATGACGAGGCGGATCCCGGTGTCGACGCCGGAGGCGACGGCGGCCTCCGACGGGAACTGCTCGACGAGAACAAGTGGCGGGCGATGCGTCACGGACGCGACGCCGACTTCGTCGACCGCGACGGCGACTCCGTGGTCGATCTCGCGACCGTGGTCGAGCGCGAGTGCGACCGCCTCGGCGTCGACGGACCGCGCCGGCTGCTCGACCGCGAGTCGGGGGCGCGTCGCCAACGGCGGCTCCGCGACGAGCGGGGTCTCGACGGGCTGTGCCGGGACCTGCTACTCGCCGAGCACGACGCCTGA
- a CDS encoding winged helix-turn-helix domain-containing protein: MATEESSDGGEANEPAEDEESARGDLREAAERLEQEATEVADGFDERIIDLLSWLLDTETRARIYVHLREHPGSTSEEIADGTGLYPSTVREALAELNDEGTVTRRKRESAGAGNNPYEYEAIDPSALVEDAVGQVQSQLNTVFTLDSYLDGDGDDPVGGDAPTDPVSISVETADADPADEER, from the coding sequence ATGGCTACCGAGGAGTCGAGCGACGGCGGCGAGGCGAACGAGCCCGCCGAGGACGAAGAGTCGGCTCGCGGCGACCTCCGGGAGGCCGCCGAACGGCTCGAACAGGAGGCGACGGAGGTCGCAGACGGCTTCGACGAGCGTATCATCGACCTGCTCTCGTGGCTACTCGACACGGAGACGCGCGCTCGGATCTACGTCCACCTGCGCGAGCACCCGGGGTCCACGAGCGAGGAGATCGCCGACGGAACCGGCCTGTATCCGAGCACGGTCCGTGAGGCGCTGGCGGAACTCAACGACGAGGGGACCGTGACGAGACGCAAGCGCGAGTCCGCCGGCGCGGGCAACAACCCCTACGAGTACGAAGCGATCGACCCGTCGGCGCTCGTCGAGGACGCCGTCGGACAGGTTCAGTCGCAGCTGAACACCGTGTTCACTCTCGATTCGTATCTCGACGGCGACGGCGACGACCCCGTCGGCGGCGACGCTCCCACCGATCCCGTCAGCATCTCCGTGGAGACGGCCGACGCCGACCCTGCCGACGAGGAACGGTAA
- the purD gene encoding phosphoribosylamine--glycine ligase, with product MTETVLLVGGGGREHAIARALADDCTLYACASNRNPGIASLTAGFEQIGERDATNIVSYAEEVGADLAVIGPESALDAGVADALDDAGVYTFGPRADEARIETDKAFQRRFMAEHDIPGNPDFETFDSAEAAADYVSAYDGDVAVKPVGLTGGKGVRVTGDQLTTEATVDYVLDTEWDDWVVEERLVGEEFTVQAFVANGEVRTTPAVQDHKRAYEGDEGPNTGGMGSYTDTDLTLPFMTDEEYADAVEIVEAVVDALPEYKGVLYGQFMLTAEGPKVVEFNARFGDPEAMNTLPVLSTPFIDVLTAARDGDPLPELSFSGEATVCKYAVPAGYPVDPDAGARIEVNEASVGDALLFYASVDQREDGLFTTTSRSFAVVGLGDSIADAEADAEAALSIVGDGFHVRHDIGTAELVQSRIDHMAELRGE from the coding sequence ATGACGGAGACCGTTCTCCTGGTCGGCGGCGGCGGTCGCGAGCACGCCATCGCCCGCGCGCTCGCCGACGACTGCACGCTGTACGCCTGCGCGAGCAACCGAAACCCTGGAATCGCATCGCTCACGGCCGGCTTCGAGCAGATCGGCGAGCGCGACGCGACGAACATCGTCAGTTACGCCGAGGAGGTCGGTGCCGACCTGGCGGTCATCGGCCCCGAGTCCGCCCTGGACGCGGGCGTCGCCGACGCGCTCGACGACGCCGGCGTGTACACCTTCGGCCCGCGCGCCGACGAGGCCCGGATCGAGACGGACAAGGCGTTCCAGCGGCGGTTCATGGCCGAACACGACATCCCGGGGAACCCCGACTTCGAGACGTTCGACTCGGCGGAGGCGGCCGCCGATTACGTCTCGGCGTACGACGGCGACGTCGCGGTCAAGCCGGTCGGACTCACCGGCGGCAAGGGAGTTCGCGTGACGGGCGATCAGCTCACGACCGAAGCGACCGTCGACTACGTCCTCGACACCGAGTGGGACGACTGGGTCGTCGAGGAGCGCCTCGTCGGCGAGGAGTTCACAGTCCAGGCGTTCGTCGCGAACGGCGAGGTCCGGACGACGCCGGCGGTACAGGACCACAAGCGCGCCTACGAGGGCGACGAGGGCCCGAACACCGGCGGGATGGGGAGCTACACCGACACGGACCTGACGCTCCCGTTCATGACCGACGAGGAGTATGCCGACGCGGTCGAGATCGTCGAGGCCGTGGTCGACGCCCTCCCCGAGTACAAGGGCGTCCTCTACGGCCAGTTCATGCTCACCGCCGAGGGACCGAAGGTGGTGGAGTTCAACGCCCGCTTCGGCGACCCCGAGGCGATGAACACGCTGCCGGTGCTCTCGACGCCGTTCATCGACGTGCTCACGGCCGCACGCGACGGTGATCCGCTGCCGGAGCTGTCGTTCTCCGGTGAGGCGACCGTCTGCAAGTACGCCGTCCCGGCGGGCTACCCGGTCGACCCGGACGCGGGCGCGCGAATCGAAGTAAACGAGGCCAGCGTCGGCGACGCGCTGCTGTTCTACGCCAGCGTCGACCAGCGCGAGGACGGGCTGTTCACGACTACGTCGCGCTCGTTCGCGGTCGTGGGCCTCGGCGACTCCATCGCCGACGCGGAGGCGGACGCTGAGGCGGCGCTGTCGATCGTCGGCGACGGCTTCCACGTGCGCCACGACATCGGCACGGCGGAGTTAGTGCAGTCGCGGATCGACCACATGGCTGAACTACGCGGCGAGTAG
- a CDS encoding phosphopantetheine adenylyltransferase, whose translation MNVALGGTFDPVHDGHRALFERAFELGDLTVGLTSDELAPATRHEERYVRPFTERKRDLDAELAPLAEKHDRQYEIRELTEPTGIAVEPGFDALIVSPETRDGAERVNEIREEKGLPSLRIEVVDHVPAEDGDRISSTRIVKGEIDRHGNLTPEREGRGTTPPGSSGTE comes from the coding sequence ATGAACGTCGCGCTGGGTGGGACATTCGATCCGGTCCACGACGGCCATCGGGCGCTGTTCGAGCGCGCCTTCGAGCTGGGGGATCTCACGGTCGGGCTCACGTCCGACGAGTTGGCCCCCGCGACGCGCCACGAGGAGCGGTACGTTCGCCCGTTCACCGAACGAAAGCGCGACCTCGACGCCGAACTCGCGCCGCTGGCCGAGAAACACGATCGCCAGTACGAGATCCGCGAGCTCACCGAACCCACGGGGATCGCCGTCGAGCCGGGGTTCGACGCGCTGATCGTCTCGCCCGAGACGCGCGACGGTGCCGAGCGAGTCAACGAGATCCGCGAGGAGAAGGGCCTCCCCAGTCTCCGGATCGAGGTCGTCGACCACGTGCCCGCCGAGGACGGCGACCGGATCTCCTCGACGCGCATCGTCAAGGGCGAGATCGACCGACACGGCAACCTCACGCCCGAGCGGGAGGGACGCGGGACGACGCCGCCCGGCTCCTCCGGCACGGAGTGA
- a CDS encoding universal stress protein, whose amino-acid sequence MYEDILLATNGGVASIRATEHALELAADRARLLDDLDVAVEREATLHALFVVDEAAITTYSGDEYVDGHEGPEYGFEELGRETLADVRDRAGGAGGAGVNVETYLRHGRPHETILDVADEVDADLVVAGSQRRPDEYRSLVGSVTEKIVRLIERPVLVVKTPVDEAGDPIASGEPIA is encoded by the coding sequence ATGTACGAGGACATCCTGCTGGCGACGAACGGCGGCGTCGCGTCGATTCGCGCCACGGAGCACGCGCTGGAGCTGGCGGCCGACCGCGCGCGCCTGCTCGACGACCTCGACGTGGCCGTCGAGCGCGAGGCGACGCTGCACGCGCTGTTCGTCGTCGACGAGGCGGCGATCACGACCTACTCGGGCGACGAGTACGTCGACGGCCACGAGGGGCCCGAGTACGGCTTCGAGGAACTCGGTCGGGAAACCCTCGCAGACGTGCGCGACCGGGCGGGCGGTGCCGGTGGCGCGGGCGTGAACGTCGAGACGTACCTCCGTCACGGCCGCCCCCACGAGACGATCCTCGATGTCGCCGACGAGGTCGACGCCGACCTCGTCGTCGCCGGGAGCCAGCGCCGCCCGGACGAGTACCGGAGCCTCGTCGGTAGCGTCACAGAGAAGATCGTCCGGCTGATCGAACGGCCCGTGCTCGTCGTGAAGACGCCGGTCGACGAGGCGGGCGATCCGATCGCGTCCGGAGAGCCGATCGCGTGA
- a CDS encoding mechanosensitive ion channel domain-containing protein, with protein MASATTGVPLQSPGGLVESALTSITARLWLALGVILFAAFLGYLVVRVNRRILESAGVPETIEGTAFERTAHEFGTSTVSLVANLSGYFIFILGVIVALTIARVQYISTFWNRTAGFLPSLFLAVLVLIVGLVVGDKVELLVDDRLSGVKLPQTAVVPALAKWSVVFVAVLVALGQVGVNTGALVVLLGTYGFGLVLFGGLAFRDLLASGAAGFYLLLEQPYSIGDRVRIGDTDGIVQEVNVFVTHVENDGAEYIVPNRRAFTEGIVRIRE; from the coding sequence ATGGCGTCGGCGACGACGGGAGTCCCGCTGCAGTCGCCGGGAGGTCTCGTCGAGTCGGCGCTGACCAGCATCACAGCGCGGCTGTGGCTCGCGCTCGGTGTCATCCTGTTCGCGGCGTTTCTCGGCTACCTCGTCGTCCGTGTGAACCGTCGAATCCTCGAGAGCGCCGGCGTTCCCGAGACCATCGAAGGGACCGCCTTCGAACGAACGGCCCACGAGTTCGGCACGTCGACGGTGTCGCTCGTGGCGAACCTCTCGGGGTACTTCATCTTCATTCTCGGCGTCATCGTCGCGCTGACGATCGCCCGAGTGCAGTACATCTCGACGTTCTGGAACCGGACGGCCGGGTTCCTTCCCTCGCTGTTTCTCGCCGTGCTCGTGCTCATCGTCGGACTCGTCGTCGGCGACAAGGTCGAACTCCTCGTCGACGACCGCCTCAGCGGGGTGAAGCTCCCGCAGACCGCCGTCGTTCCCGCGCTGGCGAAGTGGTCCGTCGTGTTCGTCGCCGTCCTCGTCGCGCTCGGCCAAGTCGGCGTCAACACCGGCGCGCTGGTCGTGCTCCTCGGCACGTACGGCTTCGGGCTGGTCCTGTTCGGGGGACTCGCCTTTCGCGACCTGCTCGCCTCCGGTGCCGCCGGCTTCTACCTCCTGCTCGAACAGCCGTACAGCATCGGCGACCGCGTCCGAATCGGAGACACCGACGGCATCGTCCAGGAGGTGAACGTGTTCGTCACGCACGTCGAAAACGACGGCGCGGAGTACATCGTCCCGAACCGCCGGGCGTTCACCGAGGGTATCGTCCGGATCCGCGAGTGA
- the dacZ gene encoding diadenylate cyclase DacZ: MTASADLLADIVSDVDGVFLFSPTGSMYDEYCEAEDAPVVVASENDHDAERYVDLPLEFDNVRDRIRFGIEGAMDQDYCAEGDVIACAVGVFDDPIDGVIRTPVTESIHTGIYDLFANSRADPNVVRDVFDVAIELGKKGQKGKPVGALFVVGDAGKVMNKSRPLSYNPFEKSHVHVGDPIVNVMLKEFSRLDGAFVISDSGKIVSAYRYLEPGAEGVDIPKGLGARHMAGGAITRDTNAIAIVLSESDGLVRAFKGGSLILELDPEEY; the protein is encoded by the coding sequence ATGACAGCCTCCGCCGACCTCCTCGCCGACATCGTCTCGGACGTCGACGGGGTGTTCCTGTTCTCGCCGACCGGATCGATGTACGACGAGTACTGCGAGGCGGAGGACGCTCCCGTCGTCGTGGCCTCCGAGAACGACCACGACGCCGAGCGCTACGTCGATCTCCCGCTGGAGTTCGACAACGTCCGCGACCGGATCCGCTTCGGGATCGAGGGGGCGATGGACCAGGACTACTGCGCCGAGGGCGACGTGATCGCGTGCGCGGTCGGCGTGTTCGACGACCCGATCGACGGGGTGATCCGGACCCCCGTCACCGAGTCGATTCACACGGGGATCTACGACCTGTTCGCCAACTCGCGGGCTGACCCGAACGTCGTGCGCGACGTGTTCGACGTGGCGATCGAGTTGGGCAAGAAGGGCCAGAAGGGCAAGCCCGTGGGCGCGCTGTTCGTCGTCGGCGACGCGGGCAAGGTGATGAACAAGTCGCGGCCGCTGAGCTACAACCCCTTCGAGAAGAGCCACGTCCACGTCGGCGACCCCATCGTGAACGTGATGCTCAAGGAGTTCTCCCGGCTCGACGGCGCGTTCGTCATCAGCGACTCCGGAAAGATCGTCTCGGCGTACCGCTACCTCGAACCCGGTGCGGAGGGCGTCGACATCCCGAAGGGACTGGGCGCACGCCACATGGCCGGCGGCGCGATCACGCGCGACACGAACGCCATCGCCATCGTGCTCTCGGAGTCGGACGGACTCGTCCGAGCCTTCAAGGGCGGGTCGCTCATTCTGGAACTGGACCCGGAGGAGTACTGA
- a CDS encoding NOP5/NOP56 family protein, protein MTTDDAGPADDASPAWFVARDAESPTDRIRDGAADAPEDWPALAVESGFADHEDDYYATLREATVEAARAAVDERERADDRQLLHAVRAMDDADRVANELAERVAEWAGTLFPDAGTGVDGCRDIAERDPDGPAKKRVVSLATRVADLDREADELEAFIESRAPVAAPNMAAIAGPVLAARLISLAGGLETLAKKPSGTLQVLGAEDALFAHLRGHGSSPKHGVIYTHEYVRGTRPEDRGSASRALAGKLTIAARIDHYSGDYRPELEAELDERMRTIRARAETADGGEAE, encoded by the coding sequence ATGACCACAGACGACGCCGGACCAGCGGACGACGCCTCCCCGGCGTGGTTCGTCGCTCGCGACGCCGAGTCGCCGACCGACCGAATCCGCGACGGGGCGGCCGACGCGCCCGAGGACTGGCCCGCGCTCGCGGTCGAATCCGGCTTCGCCGACCACGAGGACGACTACTACGCGACGCTCCGGGAGGCGACAGTCGAGGCCGCCCGCGCGGCCGTCGACGAGCGCGAACGCGCCGACGACCGCCAGTTGCTCCACGCTGTGCGGGCGATGGACGACGCCGACCGCGTCGCGAACGAACTCGCCGAGCGCGTCGCCGAGTGGGCAGGCACGCTGTTTCCCGACGCCGGAACCGGCGTCGACGGCTGTCGCGACATCGCCGAGCGCGATCCGGACGGGCCGGCCAAGAAGCGCGTCGTCTCGCTGGCGACCCGCGTCGCCGACCTCGACCGCGAGGCCGACGAACTGGAGGCGTTCATCGAGTCGCGCGCGCCGGTCGCGGCACCCAACATGGCGGCGATCGCGGGACCGGTGCTGGCGGCGCGGCTCATCTCGCTGGCGGGCGGATTGGAGACGCTCGCGAAGAAGCCGTCAGGGACCCTGCAGGTGCTCGGGGCGGAGGACGCGCTGTTCGCACACCTGCGCGGCCACGGCTCCTCGCCGAAACACGGCGTCATCTACACCCACGAGTACGTCCGCGGCACGCGACCCGAGGACCGCGGCTCGGCCTCGCGCGCGCTCGCCGGGAAGCTCACCATCGCCGCCCGCATCGACCACTACTCGGGCGACTACCGCCCCGAGTTGGAGGCCGAGTTGGACGAGCGCATGCGGACGATCCGCGCTCGTGCCGAGACGGCCGACGGCGGTGAGGCGGAATGA